tttttatatcaactggctccagaaagttaaacagatttgtaaattacgtctattaaaaaatcttaatcctttcaataattatcagctgctgagttgagttgttgttttctgtctggcaacagtgctctctgctgacatctctgcttgtctcgggaactgcacagagtagaagaggtttgctatggggatttgcttttactctggacatttcccgagacacgtgtcatcagaaagcagacagacagaaaacaactcaacttcatcagctcataagtactgaaaggattaagattttttaatagaagtaatttacaattccgtttaactttctggagccagttgagatatatatatatatatatatatatctatttcctggataaccccttttaaggggtactctgcctggcAACCCCCCTCCCTGAGTGAAGAGCTGCTAGGATGGAACTAGCTGGAATACACAGTGTGATATTCTTCAGAAAGCCCCTATAGGACAGTGGTGACCAGTTCTACAAGATAACCCCTACCTGAACTAGTAGAAATTCCAATATTTCCTTTATTTGGATTGCTGCGTAAATCCCTAATATCACTACGTAGCCCTGAagtccatatacagtgtatatttcCCTTTTCCTATAGAACAGATTGATACTTTTCTTTTGTATCTTTTCTTGCTAGGTAAACAGTCTGATTTCACAATCAACACAACCAAAGCAGGACCTGGGGCACTGTCCGTCACCATCGAAGGTCCTTCAAAGGTGACAATGGAATGTAAAGAGTGTCCAGAGGGATACAGGGTACTTTACACTCCCATGGCCCCAGGAAATTACACCATTGGAGTGAAGTATGGAGGCCCCAATCACATCCTTGGCAGTCCATTCAAAGCTAAAGTTACAGGTGAGTGCCTTTTTAAAGCGGTATACACATCTGGATGTTTATCCCAATCCACAGGGGCAGTCAAGTGCCGTTctggagattgcgagggtcccattGGTCAGACCCCCGGCagtcagacacttctcccctatcctgtggataggtgcgAAGTTGTCAACTGCtgcattacccctttaatgtagattAAATGTGGAACATGTAGGGCCCATTCACGCTACCAAATCTTCGAGCAGAAAAAGATCAGCtgagaaattctggtgcagcagcctctcattgctttagtgggattctgttgcactgagCACGCTGCCTAAGTTCAGATTCATTCTCTCGGCAGAACCACATGCGGACTGTATTGTCATCAATGCTGATGGTGTATGTTTGCCGGGTCCTAGCGCCAATGGATTTGGGTAGCTCCAGCTGCAGgcagaatgtctgcccggaaTATCTCCAGAAGGAGATTTCATAGTGAGAATTTTGGAAGGAAGTTGTTCACTTATTGTAACTGCCTGACTTCCCATCATGCATCTATTTTAAGCTGGTTTGTATAGTTCCTGAAGGGTTGTGTTTGTAATGTACTTGTACGTTTCGTATGACACCACAAGATTGCTCCATGAAATTTAGGACAGTGATATTGTGAGGAGGTTCCTTGGGACACAGCTTGCAATGTCCCTCAAAAAGGGTCTAAACTGTTGGGAGTCAGGATTAAggtgttttattaaaaatgtcAGCTCCTGTAATGGTGCTTTGAATGCTTTTATTATTTAGGTTTTTTATCCCCTTCATGGAATGAGGGGAAAGAGGTGCAAAGTGTTTCACTTCAGGAAGGTAATGCAGAACAAGGATCTCTGctctgactgttgagacccaaatTCCTCCTAACAGGCTgtaactccccctcccccttactacattaaataattaaataataactgacatgacaacaatttaacttttgtgTGGGTGggtatcggccacagctttatttataaaattactttatataaataacaatttaactgtaaacaaaggcaccgattggcttcttgccaacccgagaggtgctgccacaccgtcctgtgtgcatgtctaccccgggttgaccccgctttctcTGTCTTCTTAccaccacggaggagaccagttagccctatactgggctccgacccccaccccgGAGATACTGACCAAGCACAATTCCATTCTGCAATCCCGCCAAGAAAATATCAAACCAGATATGTCAGCTGAACACCATCCGGTCAGAGCAAACCGGTCTGAGTCCTCTGCTAACTGAACACACCCAACCTTCACGCCGGAACGGAGCCACACGAAGCGAGACATGCTTGTGGTCACCGCCTGGCGTGCCCTCTCTACTGTCAAGCCACAGCGCCCGAGGAATGACCACAGACAGGTGGAGCCCTGAGAAAACCAGGGAAACGACGCAATTCGTTCCCATCACCATAAGGAGCTCCCCAGCGGAGTGGAACAGAGATCATAGCCTGTGACATGCAAATACTCAACACCGGTCCTGGGACAACCGACCAAAGCTCACCACCAATACCTAGTGCCACCTCAGCCCCCCCGGAGCCACACCAACACATTTCCActtccaggaaatccgaggttcCTGCCGCCAGGACCCATCTCTGCTCTCTGACTCGCCCATACACACAAGAGTGCCCCGGCACCCACACCACCTGGCTGAAAGTCGCTTGCAAAACAAAACACACGTCAACCACAAACTGGGCGAATATAGCAACCATaacatgcagatcgccagcgCCCCACGTGCTGCGCTACCCACTCCGGCAACCCAGCTATCACTGCCTCCGAGGCAGCcccgacacaaaaagagagccCAAACCCACCAAAGAAAAGCAACACCCAAAACCGGAACCGaatattcgggggggggggggggttgcagaaaGAAATAGGGCCCCCACTGCCGCAAAGCcaaacaataggacgacaaccggAAAAGGCAGTCATTCATGGACCCGCATGCAGCACCAGCCTCGCATTCCGGACCGCCTaagcagtctcggaccgacggacaTCTCAACTCAAATAGTCACAAAATAGTCACCCAAAAACACATCAGACTCCCAAGTCCCGTGGATGTAGACAAGAAGGAGGAAGGAAGTCCCCAATCCACATAGCctcgaaaaaagccagcgcaaaacctttgaaaacaaaaatgaagcaaAATCGACGACCAAAATCCGACCCGTGTATGCCACCAAGTGACCCAACAACTGATAGGAAAAATAGCGGGTGCTGACAGCAAGGCTACCCACTCCCAGGCCCAACCCTTAAGACACGGCAGATACAAAGTATTCAGGAACATCTCACCATCCCCAGAGCTGAAAAGCAAAAGGGGGTGGGATGCGAATTTGAAACAAACAGTGGTCGTCTAGGGGCCGCCACCTCCCAGAGATGGAGGGGACAGCAACATAGGGGAAAAGGAAGGCTGAGCGTGCTCATAAGGAGCCACAACCCGCTCCGGAGTAGGGCCACTGCGACAGGTGCGCTgccggctccctgagctagccggaacTTACATGCAAACCTATCACAGTGCCgcagtgggcagaacagggacaGACCCACATGCGGCCACACAGCAAAAAAtcagcagccgcacacaggactGACACAGGGTACGGGAGAGAGGGAGGGCTCCCTGTGCGAGCAGGGGAGAGGGCTCATTGCACGGACGGGGGAGAGGGCTTTTGGCACGGATGGGAGATAGGGATCACTGAGACTACAGCGTGAGGGAGAGTGGGACTGCCGAGAGAACCGCCAGCCTCCCTATCCTAACGCCGGCGCCGGGGGCGCAACAGGAGGGGGGGCtcagctcagccacaagcgagcatgccagccctcaccctcctgctccacccGGGCTATAAATTGGGCAGAAACATACCAGCTGGCAGTAAAACTCCGGGTCCtaggcagattgagggggggaagggagacaccctataaatacccaggggagggcccctgaaagccagAGAAACTATTAACAACCTGATTGGTGctctcctaccccccccccccccccacccatgggacataccacttcTATTACTGACAGGTTTTAAAGGGGGAGTGGGGGGGGTAAAAACATTGCTTGCATATTCCTtaacccttaactgctcaccagtaagggagcaagctagttatgcacagcttgcccctccaaaaAAGTGTTACCATGTGTTCCCAATATAACTGCCTAACCAGAGCTGCAACTTGTACATTGTGTTATGTGGTTTAACAGTAATGTTTGTTTGATTTGTCTTCAGCTTTATGTGCAGTATCTTCATTTTATTCCTCTATTAAATGTGAGGTCAATTTTTAATTCCCTAGGTCAGCGACTAGTCAGTGCCGGTGGTCTTAGTGAAACATCTTCTATAATAGTGCAGTCTGTGACTCGTGCCTCAACAGAGACCGTATATAGTGCACTACCCAGGTTTGCTTCTGACGCCAGTAAAGTCACATCCAAAGGAGCAGGTCTATCAAAAGCATACTTGGGACAGAAGAGCAGCTTCACTGTAGACTGCAGTAAAGCAGGTAAGCTTATCCTAAGCACTGGCACCCCAGCCGATCAGCTGAACACTATGTAGTGCCCATGGCGGGCTACTGCAGCTAGCTTCTACTTAAGTGATAGAGCTGAGCGGCACTAACCCAGCACGgtcactacacagtgaatggagccaaagcTTCCGTCTCTGTTTATAGTGCTTTCAGCAGCAGCGGCTCAGCCGATTAGATATTGATGGTCCATCCAGATGATAGGATGTCGATATGTGGAGTTGAATTACTTTAAGACATAATTTTTAATCTTAAAATTCTGAACATCAACATCCTTTATATTACCTGGCCCAAATTGATTCTCTATAAAGATTTCCTATTGCAGTGCCATTAAATCCCCAGCAAGTCCAGGAGTTAAATCtgtcaaaaataataaacaatttGCCACTAATTTGCTGCAAACCCACTATGTGGGAATATggaaggagattcatcaaaacttgtacaggggaaaagtcgaccagttgcccatagcaaccaatcagatcgttctttcatttttgcaaaggcctctgaaaaataaaagaagcgatctgattggttgttatgggcaactggtcaacttttcctctacacaagtcttgatgaatctcccccatggtctttTGTAATATTTATGGTGGGAGTGACATTTCTGGAACTTTACAAATCCCATTAAAGAGCCTTTCTTCCTAAATATATGCACCACCTCCCCAACCTTCTCAATGCTCCACCCGCTCCATTTTacaacctagccttaaaggggttgtccagtttaGGAAACCCATACACCTTGTTATGGAATTCTGCATCTGGGAGAGAGAGGAGATTTTTGAAAAGTGAACCCAGGATTggaactctttatttatttatttatttatttattttttgtccttcATACACAAACAACCATTTGATTGAACAAGGTGTAAGGCTGTCTTACATGATTATATTACATGTGCATTTATGGGTCCATTATATGGAAGCAAGTGCTGGCCTGACCGTGGGTCTGATGACATGAACTGACAGCTGCCAGTCTGGGTCATCAGAAAACAGTCAGGCCAGGACTTACCTCCATAATAAAGATGGCAAAATATGTCTGTAGTAAGcttgtgtgaaaccagcctaaggGCAGGGGCACgttcgcagcatatttcacgctgcggatgcgccgaTGGGCAtacgcagtgtgaaatatgctgcggatgcgccccgtgtgaccctaccctaatgctTGATTTCCCCTGGTGTGGAGCACACCACTATGTTTTCAAAATGGTCTTCCTTTACAGAAATGACTCCATTTAtagtacattttcaaaattttgaccTAATCTCCACCTTTTTCTGTCACCAGGTTCTAACATGTTACTAGTTGGTGTACATGGTCCCACAATACCTTGTGAGGAAGTCTCTGTAAAACATCTTGGAAATAAACAATATAACGTCAACTACCACGTCAAGGAGAAAGGAGATTATACTCTGGTGGTAAAATGGGGCGAGGAGCACATCCCTGGCAGCCCCTTCCATGTCTCCGTCCCATAAAATGTATAGAACCTTCCAAATCGGGATTCAGCAAAAACAAGAGATCTTCTTTATTTGATCGCATGGAGCTGACATCTACAGATTGCGTGatcggaaaaaaaacaaaaactttcaaTGTAAttttatatgtgacttttttataCTAGGGAAGTGaaaatttttatgtgttttaggTGTCCATTTGGTAATTTAATAGCAAATCTCTACTGCTGGAAGGGCTTATTTATACTTGTTGATATTGTTTAACTCTTTGGATGCCAagcaaaataacttttttttccctggtAACTTTGATTAATCATTTAAAAAGGGGACCAATTATATTGTCTTTAAAGATCGATATGAAGTAAAACCGGAATTATTTCTTCACTATTAGATACCTAATGGAACTACTGATAATCCCAACTTGTAGTCCTCAGTCTAATGTCCATAAAGTTTGGAAAAGTAGTGAGGAGTCTAGTACTTTCTATAGCACCTTTGGCTCACTGTTTGGTCTCTGGGCAGTAAAAAGTTTCTCCGTTCAGTAACACTAACTTATATTGCTGGTAACATAATAGGGAaatgtatagattttttttgttttttttttggattaaaaCCACCAATTAGTTGATGAAAATTTAGTTTACCCTCCTCAAAGCCTACATATAGAAGTATGACATGATTATAATTACCCATAGTGcttgattttttttatagttttataaAATTAATGATTGTATCCAAGACAAATCATATCAAGCATAAACATTTCCTCTACCTGGCTTTCTGTATATCAAGATATCTGGAAAACTTTGCTTACCTTTTATTAATTGTATATCAGATATGGTCACTTTATAAACACATGTATGTGAAAATTTCCTTTATTTGAGTGATGGTAAGATCATGTTTTAGGCTATACTATAAACTATttggtggggggaaaaaaaagacaaaaatgatGTTAAACCTGATCACTAATCTAAAATCCAACACTAGCTTGTCtatgattattttatttattggccTCATTTACTACATATTTGTACAAATAGaaatgggaaaaacaaaacaaaaaaacaaacaaggttAACCCAGGTGCTGGCCTTCTGAGCGTTCCCATTATGGTTCCTTAACTATTTTATTCATGCAGCCATGAAGTAGAACATCGCGTAGCAAACTTTTTCCTGGAAGGTTTTCAATggtagaaaaataatttttttaacaaatGGATTTTGTTTTCTATGTAAAATATCTTTATAGCAAAATGTCACCTTGTATTAAACTTTTCTAGAAAAAAATTCTGTGTTTTTAAAATGCTATTTTTGAAACACTATCAAGCAGAGCTAGGTATATGATTCTTTTTACTGTGCATTGTGTCTCACTGTGAAACTCACTACTTTGTAAACCCCAAACAAAGAAACCAATAAACTGGAATAAATTGTTTAGTATCTAATGCAAAAAGTTTCCCTGCTTGTTTTTGTTACTATTGAACAAATATAAATCTGTGTACACATGCATCGTCCATGGTACTGCAACTTTATGGTCTTGGTTGTAAATAAAACTCATATGTGATTTGCTTTATGTCACATAgcaaattaaagtgtacctgtcatcaacaaaaactttttatataatgtagataatacccttatatgtatatttgtaatatacattggtttaaaaaatttgtatatttttgtccctgcagctattgcatgtatgtctctctgaggagtccaaatacaggaagtgagggtgggaaagcagggctctgtgcagtaaaaaaaaaaataaaatagcaggacaatgtgcactgaggctctataacacccTCCtgactcatacatcaggatgattgacaagccaggagcctgcacagatccctgcttgtcctgccctcacttcctgtttttgaacTCCTCGTATagccacacagacaatagctgtacatataatggtattatctacattatataaaagtttttgttgatgacaggtacactttaaaggggttattcaccataaggtgattttagtatgtacctggcagactgtaatggacatgcttaggaaggatctgcgcttgtcttgggactaaatgactatgttgtgagattaccataacactgtggctagctttttgcgaactggtatttcctgtttgacttttctttttttttactacaaatcccacaattccattttcctccctcccacacatcagccacccacccattgaaacataaatgagctgcatccattcaaatcagtgtggttttcaatcagggttcctacagctgttgcagattgatctctctcccaccaaacaatcactccacccattaaagcagacaggctccctgtcatcagctgactagtgagtcaggtctcgaatgcattgcaacctgggaaaaatctgagacaacagtcattttgtatgctgttaaaaataaatattggggtgaaaatcatagaagaattgtgagaaaacgatcacacacaggtagagaaactatattatgaactacactaactttacatcccctgtagcatagtcaaataaaaacaattcctggattaaccctttaaagggatagtccagtggGAATCCAAGAATCTCCTTTTAGTTAGTGTTATAGGAGGCAATAAAGCAGGATATGCCCAAATCTTTAAAGTGCATTTCCTGTCAAGCACTATAGAGTGAACATAGGTGACATTACCATAACTTTGTGTCTCTCATTAACCACTTACTCAGAAGATGTTCTATGTAGTTtagcaaacaaaataaaaacctaAAAGTGCATGACTCAAACTGGGCTTAGATAAAAAGGGACAAAATCCAACagggttaaaacaaaaaaaattcatttattatagtatattattattgcaTTTTGGAGAGTAAATCTCCTTCCTCAGATACATGGAtatagttagttttttttttttttgtttgtttttgtttttgttttgataatccctttaagaaaaaaaaatcctgccaattttttttcttcttcaaataaAATGTTCCTAGAAATGGAAAAAATTAAAGCtaataactttcttttttttttttgctggactttATGCTAAAGTGGCAAACTTAGAGGAAAGATGTAGGAAGGATGGGTCGGTACATCACAAGGTAAATTTGCAAGAGGCGTCAACCTTTATTTTTCATGTCCTTAAAAAAACAACtcgctgtgtatatagtgtattctTGTTTCATGCAACAACCTTTCATCAGGTTTGTAAGGAGTGACTATGTACTATATATAGATAGAACAGAtgctggcggatgctttagtccaggtcttggaggacatccctcaggagaccatccgccacctcatcaggagcatgcccaggaatTGTAgggggtcatacgggcacgtggaggccacacacactactgagcctcattttgacttgttttaaggacattacatcaaagttagatcagcctgtagtgtggttttccactttgattttgagtgtgactccatatccagacctccatgggttgatcaatttgatttccattgataagttttgtgtgattttgttgtcagcacattcaactatgttaagacaaaagtatttcatacgattagttcattcattcagatctaggctgtgttatcttagtgttccctttatttttttgagcagtgtactagcAATATAACCCCCATATCTACACTGAGTGACCATGTGTCTAGCAGTGTTTTTGACCTCTTTTTGGCCTTCAGAAGCAGAGCAATTCCGCGATTGGAGAATTGTGTTCTACTGCAATTTGCTTGTTCTTAGGAACATTTCTTGAGATTCTCCTTTGACACGGTTTGCCTCCCCTTTTGCAGTTCTGGGTCTGCTTCGTGCAGGACATCATTTGTTTTCAAGTTATTTGAACTTAATTCATTCTTGCATGTACTTTATGTTTCACTGCTAACTGAATAAAAAGAACTAGACAAAATATTACAAACATTTTATAGAAAATCAATTAAAGCCTTTAATCTACTCAATGCTCTCTTATTGAGACTCTTGAGGAGCTGTCCTTCCATTAGTATTTGGCGTACTCCTCTTGGCTATCATTGTGCTGCTTTATTTATTCATGTCTTGTATTTTGAGTTGCCGTGTTGAGTGCTTTGTCCACACAACCCCTCCCTACCCAGTCCCTCATGGCCGTCTCCCTGGAGATGTCAGTAAACTCTGACTGAGCTTCTAATTACATTTCCCAGGCCTGGCTACTGGTGTCCTCCTTATCTTGGATCTGCTCCACAGCCCCCAGTAAAGACCTCATTACATAATCGCTACTCTCAACATGAGAGACCTGCTGACAACCAGGAACCAAAACTGCTGGAAGGAACTTATTGAGAAGGAGACGTTGACTCGCATGACCTGGAAGATCAAATATAACAAGGATCATCCCAATCTGAACCAAGTGGAGACCACCAGGAAGAGAAGGGAAGTGTTCATTCCTAAGGCCGGGACCAGTCTTCCTCCTCTGATTAAGACCCCTCCACCCTTAGTGAGCAGAACTGAGGAAAATTACCATGACCAGTTAGATATACTAAACTTGTCTGAAATGAGGCCAGTCACACGTCACACCTCTCGTCTGCTTTATGATGGGTTCTCCAAGGAGGGCAAAGGAAGGTCTCTGTATTTGAAAGTGAGAAAAGAGTcaggtccagaggaaaagtatccACACCCCGTATTGTCCTCCTGGGATTATGGCTGGAGGCTCGGTAAGAGGACATGTATAAAGTTAGTGATGCTCTTGTTACATTAGGGTCCACTTCAATTGAAGCCTATATCTGAAAGCCATTGAATGGATGTATGTGCAAAACTTTTGTATGAGTTTGCTTAGCTAGATCTATGTATAAATGTTTGCATTGTATCTGGTACCTATGCCAGGGCACATGCCCTGCCAGAACCCCTATACCCATGCGTTGGCATTTGTATCCCATAATGACATCAGTGGAGGTGTCCTAGGCTCATGGATGAAGCCTGGTTTTTCATATGTGGCAAAATACCATGGGgaatatttattaaaacctgtccagagttgcccatagcaaccaatcagattgcttctttcattttcacaggccttttaaaaaatgaaagaagcaatctggttggtatgggcaactcagcaacttttcctctggacagttttttataaatcatgttatttattcatgtaaacctctgctcattctgggctaagtagtcaagtgtaTAGTCTTAACgaatgattgacagctctctgtgTATACATGTGCATATAGagtgagctgtaaatcactgagtaggaccgcccatttgactacttagcccagaatgagcagagatttacatggcTAAATGacaactgtacagtggtccctcaacatacgatggtaattcgttccaaacgacccatcgtttgtcgaatccattgtatgttgagggatccgtgcaatgtaaagtataggaagctgtactcacctgtccccgccactccggaccaggtcctcaccgctcgctttctggtgacgttattacgctgctgcgccggcgcggcatgcgtagtgacgtaataacgacgccagaaagcaaggcccggaccctggagaagatgcagaagatgccagaggatcgcaaagtggacccggagcagcgggaataggtaggcgaacctgcccgggatgcttaaactgctatccgacagcagcttaagcattttgcgctgtcggatagcagttaatgcgatggccccgacatataaaagcatcgtatgtcaatgctgacatcgacatgcgatggcctcagagaggccatcgtatgttgattttatcatatgtcggggccattgcaggtcgggggggttactgtatatcaaTCTGTTTAGCTTctcctgctccataacatgatCCTTGCAGACTATATTTTCAATGTGGTAGGTtctctttaaaaagtacctgtcatcaaactaaacttataattacataaagaacaatatggTATAAGACTCTTTGATTTCTACTTGATGTTAAAATTatcaaccttttatatgtttttaatgtgattgaaaaaaacaaccactaggtggctctgttctgttccctgccacaagtcaaacaattagtttgatctcctcccggcctggcaggagaccaaactcaggaagtgtgtgtagcgcatggggaggcacagctctcgcaggcttcagtgacatcgtgCCAGCTggagaacgcccactttctcctgctggaagcTCACACAATATGAgcaaaggggaaaggtatgatacaaagctttttaaagcttggaagaAATG
The sequence above is a segment of the Hyla sarda isolate aHylSar1 chromosome 6, aHylSar1.hap1, whole genome shotgun sequence genome. Coding sequences within it:
- the LOC130277574 gene encoding protein ATP6V1FNB-like produces the protein MRDLLTTRNQNCWKELIEKETLTRMTWKIKYNKDHPNLNQVETTRKRREVFIPKAGTSLPPLIKTPPPLVSRTEENYHDQLDILNLSEMRPVTRHTSRLLYDGFSKEGKGRSLYLKVRKESGPEEKYPHPVLSSWDYGWRLGDVMTDFKSPIHGRSRIVKETFYSRNGILSVPSSSDRML